The Oscarella lobularis chromosome 9, ooOscLobu1.1, whole genome shotgun sequence genome includes a window with the following:
- the LOC136190858 gene encoding neural cell adhesion molecule 2-like yields MTAMLTWRLCVRVLSTALLLLQDYAASEEVNFHYTEGKRVVLYCEKSDQRWTKDSKPFSAINNSLAEITKTAGGYTKLKIRKLKPEDAGIYACGNTKFKIEVHEPRNLTAIRRELTVPWSKSAKLSCSFTNKDDRRSSLFVRWYFRGKNGEKEIQVLPSKRHSIYWHKAKKECTLIVRNVEKIDEGNYKCAGGPLDNLKEAEDIIHLNISGIAPQMQKGLPEILEKNEGDNVSLTCGASGYPPPTFTWFREQVMLDQGRELMLRNVTKADSGAFACVARNENGNATHTWKLSINGMRKHSSVTKRLVAPPQFLS; encoded by the exons ATGACGGCTATGTTGACCTGGCGTTTATGCGTCCGCGTACTTTCTACGGCGTTGCTGCTATTGCAAG atTACGCAGCGTCTGAGGAAGTGAACTTTCATTACACAGAGGGGAAAAGAGTTGTACTCTACTGCGAAAAGAGTGACCAACGGTGGACAAAAGACAGCAAACCGTTCAGCGCTATCAATAACAGTTTAGCGGAAATTACCAAAACGGCAGGCGGCTATACCAAACTAAAGATACGTAAGTTGAAACCCGAAGACGCGGGCATTTACGCCTGCGGCAACACCAAGTTCAAGATAGAAGTTCACG AGCCTCGTAACCTTACAGCGATACGACGTGAACTCACAGTGCCTTGGTCGAAGTCTGCAAAACTGTCATGCAGCTTTACCAACAAAGACGATCGGAGGAGCTCCCTGTTCGTCCGCTGGTATTTTAGAGGGAAGAATGGGGAGAAGGAGATACAGGTGCTACCAAGCAAGCGGCACTCCATCTACTGGCACAAAGCCAAAAAGGAATGCACGCTCATAGTGCGCAACGTCGAAAAGATCGACGAGGGAAACTACAAATGTGCCGGGGGCCCACTGGACAATCtcaaagaagcagaagacaTTATACATTTAAATATTTCCGGTATCGCACCCCAAATGCAGAAAGGTTTGCCAGAAATTTTGGAGAAGAACGAGGGTGACAACGTCTCGCTTACATGCGGTGCTAGTGGATATCCTCCGCCTACATTTACCTGGTTTAGGGAACAGGTCATGCTCGATCAAGGACGGGAACTGATGTTGCGCAACGTTACGAAAGCGGACAGTGGTGCGTTTGCCTGTGTTGCGAGAAACGAGAACGGAAACGCAACCCACACGTGGAAGCTTTCAATTAACGGTATGCGGAAGCATAGCAGCGTAACCAAGCGCCTGGTTGCGCCGCCGCAATTTCTTAGTTAA
- the LOC136191438 gene encoding protein mono-ADP-ribosyltransferase PARP15-like, which yields MLEKKRAGALTNQGHGVEWNLWHGTSEEIIQQIVTKGFNRSFVIHISFSLLTVGKKYGQGVYFAKEAHYSARPGYAVPNPNGNQHTFLCRVLVGLFTLGSKDMVEPPPIDAQKSVVDTYDSTVDDMANPRIFASCFIDHHAYPDYLIVFNTTKL from the exons aTGTTAGAGAAGAAGCGAGCTGGTGCATTGACAAATCAAGGACACGGCGTAGAGTGGAACCTTTGGCATGGAACCAGTGAAGAAATTATTCAGCAGATAGTAACGAAAGGATTCAATCGTTC ATTCGTTATACacatctctttctctttgttgACAGTTGGCAAAAAGTATGGCCAAGGCGTCTACTTCGCAAAGGAGGCTCACTATTCTGCTAGACCAGGCTACGCCGTTCCCAATCCAAATGGCAATCAGCATACGTTTCTTTGCCGTGTTCTTGTTGGCCTGTTCACTCTCGGCTCAAAAGATATGGTAGAACCGCCTCCTATTGATGCTCAGAAAAGCGTTGTTGACACGTATGATTCTACTGTCGACGACATGGCAAACCCACGTATATTTGCTAGCTGTTTCATCGACCACCACGCTTATCCTGATTATCTAATTGTCTTCAATACGACGAAATTGTGA